From the Hylaeus volcanicus isolate JK05 chromosome 4, UHH_iyHylVolc1.0_haploid, whole genome shotgun sequence genome, one window contains:
- the LOC128875507 gene encoding leucine-rich repeat and guanylate kinase domain-containing protein-like — MDVIIRKAKREDCTSIKNLIQELADFQNMPDGPKIDHTTLEKDGFDTEPALYMCFVAERNKRIVGYTISYYTYSTWCGKAMYLEDIYVTVDYRGKHIGSKLLKAVAKEASDNNCCRLDFSVLKWNPAQDFYKRKGAVDVTIEEGFHHYRLSDTVLKSLAMDLPYLFSSTPLLLEPNATSKFPTTKKQSDEDYEELDSDILSHSDMSWGSLEDRYVPFEILSEDSDSTTSLISSTTSLFLKSGSSIVLDHMPVPVNVDAIHCANESNWANYALDPNAWDDDKARIVKLRHLKEILFDDFEFCGFLTDRLIGVGSSFLAKSPENGLYVLNKCVMKNMSLSNITMLHYHRYLRYIDLTYNYISDLSPLGGVPYLMYLNVAHNRIQIILNFTPPWYLTYVNLSYNYISEMRDISNFWSIVHLDLSHNAIEVISGLQNLKYLKYLNLSYNLIECIENLDKLNIQELNLEGNCITTFKSAVPGYNINTLPHLRVIYLGYNKISDLEFFKDGYSLRVIDLKFNRISDLLELSNFKGFIDEIDLRGNGCTKWPNYKGVLLFSIPSIQVIDGAVVTISEKIAAATLFAPPVNLTAARTVTKLTLLEHLSTPTIGLHVMPYNEASPPLIILTGPSALKKTSLVMHIVQTLPSKIKYCQWYTTKEPENDTAVHQSYIFADREDFNDMSRRGEFLAIQEQLGNSYGFHYNQITSLILENKIGITTMDLHATIQMTKRYSNVKPILVSTQKEQIHRIWIQEKFDVYTCDKSSMENLLAEKGHKTTEENISASTNIKKILDDIIDSCPLPTKSNDKKQSDKRVTMTEILESTSAVYEVKKEESKTEEKKYITFQEKETDHSKKSSLAELYVSNSQAKLNNQTELRVILDEDANVIVEDKELKRKRYQERLLHRRSTLLDDEEFFSTEDHSDSASSEETVVDPRFLETRKPEHLKELYTELVIKTREMYLNHHVNNPGFFFSVLLTDNYVKAFNTLIDFIYNVYTNHPTENPKHFTEIEHFSEVAVPAMIDTVVDEIRQSLSTSILQRKTLLRAYGITSWKDLMPSQMDTHSAKFTD, encoded by the exons ATGGATGTTATTATACGAAAAGCAAAGAGGGAAGATTGCacatctattaaaaatttgatacag GAATTGGCCGACTTTCAGAACATGCCGGATGGACCAAAGATTGATCATACAA cATTAGAAAAGGATGGATTTGACACGGAACCTGCATTGTACATGTGCTTTGTGgcagaaagaaacaaaagaatagTTGGTTATACGATTTCATACTATACGTATTCAACATGGTGTGGGAAAGCTATGTACTTGGAAGATATTTATGTAACCGTTGATTACAGAGGAAAGCATATTGGTAGTAAATTGTTGAAAGCTGTTGCAAAG gAAGCCTCAGATAATAACTGCTGTAGACTAGATTTTTCAGTTCTTAAATGGAATCCTGCACAAGATTTTTATAAACGTAAAGGAGCAGTTGATGTAACAATAGAAGAAGGATTCCATCACTATCGTTTATCGGATACTGTTTTGAAATCCTTAGCTATggat cTTCCATATCTATTTTCCTCCACACCATTATTGTTGGAACCAAATGCAACTAGTAAATTTCCTACTACAAAAAAACAATCAGACGAGGATTATGAAGAACTTGACTCTGATATATTATCGCATAGCGATATGAGTTGGGGGTCTTTGGAAGATAGATACGtgccatttgaaattttatccgAGGACTCTGATTCAACTACTTCCTTAATTTCTTCTACCACGAGT ttatttttaaagtctGGTTCTTCGATTGTGCTCGATCATATGCCAGTTCCAGTAAACGTAGATGCGATACACTGTGCAAATGAAAGCAATTGGGCTAATTATGCATTAGACCCCAATGCATGGGACGATGATAAAGCGCGCATTGTAAAACTGAGACatcttaaagaaatattattcgacgATTTTGAGTTTTGTGGTTTTTTAACAGATAGACTGATAGGCGTTGGTTCGTCATTTTTGGCTAAATCTCCCGAAAATGGTCTATACGTCTTGAATAAATGTGTCATGAAGAATATG TCACTTTCCAACATTACAATGTTACATTATCACCGTTATTTGCGGTACATCGATCttacatacaattatatatcAGATTTGTCTCCTTTGGGAGGAGTTCCCTATCTAATGTATCTAAACGTAGCTCACaatagaattcaaattattttaaattttacaccTCCGTGGTATTTGACTTACGTAAATTTATCGTACAATTATATATCGGAAATGCGTGATATCAGTAATTTCTGGAGTATCGTACATCTGGACTTATCGCACAATGCAATTGAGGTCATTTCTggtttgcaaaatttaaa gtatttaaaatacttaaatttatcgtataatttaatcgaatgCATTGagaatttagataaattaaatattcaagaactCAATTTAGAAGGCAATTGTATAACTACATTCAAATCTGCTGTGCCTggttataatataaacacgTTACCCCATCTACGAGTCATATATCTAGGATATAACAAGATATCTGACTTAGAATTTTTTAAG GATGGATACAGTTTGCGCGTAatagatttgaaatttaatagaatttccGATTTATTAGAGTTATCAAATTTCAAAGGTTTCATAGATGAAATAGACCTTAGGGGCAATGGTTGCACAAAATGGCCTAATTATAAAGGTGtgcttttattttccataccAAGTATACAAGTTATCGATGGTGCTGTTGTGACTATTTCAGAAAAG ATTGCTGCTGCTACTCTGTTCGCGCCACCAGTGAATTTAACAGCTGCTCGTACTGTCacaaaattaactttattagAACATTTAAGTACACCAACAATTGGTCTACACGTGATGCCATACAACGAGGCAAGCCCGCCTTTGATCATTCTTACAGGTCCATCAGCTCTGAAAAAAACATCTTTAGTTATGCACATTGTTCAAACGCTTCCAAGCAAA atCAAATATTGTCAGTGGTATACAACAAAAGAACCAGAAAATGATACTGCTGTGCATCAGTCCTATATTTTTGCAGATAGAGAGGATTTTAACGACATGTCTCGTCGTGGAGAATTCTTAGCGATTCAGGAACAATTAGGGAACAGTTATGGATTTC ATTATAATCAAATTACCTCGTTAATATTGGAGAACAAAATTGGTATCACAACAATGGATTTACATGCAACCATTCAAATGACTAAGCGCTACTCCAACGTTAAACCAATTCTTGTCTCGACACAAAAGGAACAAATTCATCGTATTTGGATACAAGAAAAGTTTGATGTCTATACGTGTGACAAGTCTAgcatggaaaatttattggcTGAGAAAGGGCACAAAACtacagaagaaaatatttcggcgtctacaaatattaaaaaaattttggatGAT aTTATAGATAGTTGTCCATTACCTACAAAAAGTAATGATAAGAAACAATCAGACAAACGTGTAACAATGACTGAGATATTAGAAAGTACCTCAGCAGTATATGAAGTAAAAAAGGAAGAGTCAAAAACtgaagagaaaaaatatatcacaTTTCAAGAAAAGGAAACTGATCACTCAAAGAAAAGTTCGCTCGCAGAACTATATGTATCAAATTCTCaagctaaattaaataatcaaacaGAGTTGAGA GTAATTTTGGATGAAGATGCAAACGTCATAGTTGAAGACAAAGAATTAAAACGTAAGAGGTATCAGGAAAGATTGCTGCATCGACGAAGTACATTACTAGATGACGAAGAGTTCTTTAGCACAGAAGACCATAGTGACTCGGCATCTAGCGAAGAAACAGTAGTAGATCCA CGGTTTTTGGAAACAAGAAAACCAGAACACTTAAAAGAATTGTACACTGAACTCGTAATCAAGACAAGGGAAATGTACTTGAATCATCACGTAAACAATCCaggattctttttttcagtg TTGCTGACAGATAATTATGTGAAAGCATTTAATACActcattgattttatttataatgtatacacAAACCATCCTACCGAAAATCCTAAACATTTTACTGAAATCGAGCATTTTTCCGAAGTTGCTGTTCCGGCAATGATCGACACTGTTGTTGATGAAATAAGACA atCGTTGTCGACATCCATACTACAAAGGAAAACTTTGTTGAGAGCCTATGGCATTACTTCTTGGAAAGATTTAATGCCTAGTCAAATGGATACACATTCAGCAAAATTTACTGATTAA
- the LOC128874563 gene encoding succinate--CoA ligase [ADP-forming] subunit beta, mitochondrial-like translates to MATMLSRTISLVENLTRFNGSKILGCKTNLVKQPVRNLNVHEHISYSLLNEAGVPTPKFGVAKTPDEAAKLAADLKTKDIVLKAQVLAGGRGKGHFKGTNVSGVKMCETPDEAKKLASQMLGKLLITKQTGEAGRICNAVMVTQRMFPRKEYYLAVMMERAFGGPVIIASSQGGVNIEEVAATNPSAIMYEPVDINKGITKEQAERIAVKLGLQNVKDYISNIIVNLYQLFLKKDALLLEVNPLAEDINGNYFALDCKCRFDDNAEFRQKPLFSLRDWTQEDPKEVEAAKFDLNYIALDGNIGCMVNGAGLAMATMDIIKLHGGEPANFLDVGGGASTSAVKEAFKIITSDPRVHALLVNIFGGIMRCDVIAEGIIAATKELDLKIPVVVRLQGTNVDEAKALIANAGLKIVPIDDLDEAARVAVKLSTIVKLAQSENLSVNFEIPSIS, encoded by the exons ATGGCTACCATGTTGTCGCGGACCATCTCGCTCGTTGAAAATCTCACCCGATTCAACGGGTCGAAG atattAGGATGCAAAACCAATTTAGTAAAGCAACCAgttcgaaatttaaatgtacacgAACACATCAGTTACAGTCTATTAAATGAAGCTGGAGTACCGACTCCTAAATTTGGAGTTGCCAAAACTCCAGATGAAGCTGCAAAGCTTGCTGCCGATTTGAAAACCAAAGACATTGTCTTGAAGGCACAAGTGTTGGCTGGTGGCAGAGGAAAGGGTCATTTTAAGGGTACCAATGTCAGTGGTGTCAAAATGTGTGAAAC CCCAGATGAAGCGAAAAAATTAGCAAGTCAAATGTTAggtaaattgttaattactaAACAAACTGGTGAAGCAGGTAGGATATGCAATGCAGTAATGGTAACACAGCGCATGTTCCCTCGCAAAGAATACTACCTTGCTGTCATGATGGAAAGAGCCTTTGGT ggTCCAGTTATAATAGCTTCAAGTCAAGGTGGTGTAAATATCGAAGAAGTCGCTGCAACTAATCCTAGCGCTATAATGTACGAGCCTGTTGATATTAACAAGGGAATTACGAAAGAACAAGCGGAACGTATTGCTGTGAAACTTGGTCTACAAAATGTGAAAGATTACATTTccaatataattgtaaatctATACCAATTGTTCCTAAAAAAAGATGCCCTTTTATTAGAAGTGAATCCTCTCGCGGAAGATATTAATGGAAACT ATTTCGCATTGGATTGCAAGTGCAGATTCGATGATAATGCCGAGTTCAGGCAAAAACCATTATTCTCTTTGAGAGATTGGACTCAGGAAGATCCTAAAGAGGTCGAAGCTGCTAAATTTGACTTGAATTACATTGCTCTCGACGGTAATATTGGCTGCATGGTGAATGGTGCTGGCTTAGCCATGGCCACTATGGATATCATAAAATTACATGGAGGAGAACCAGccaatttcttagatgttggcGGTGGTGCATCCACTTCTGCTGTAAAGGaagcatttaaaataattacatctgACCCAAGA GTGCATGCTCTTTTGGTTAACATATTTGGTGGAATCATGAGATGCGATGTTATTGCAGAAGGAATTATAGCAGCAACTAAAGAACTTGACTTAAAAATTCCTGTCGTTGTTCGATTGCAG gGTACGAACGTAGACGAAGCGAAAGCTCTAATCGCGAACGCAGGTTTAAAAATCGTACCGATCGACGATCTAGACGAAGCTGCCCGTGTTGCGGTTAAATTGTCAACAATTGTTAAGTTAGCACAATCCGAAAATCTCAGTGTTAACTTCGAGATACCTTCAATTTCATAG
- the LOC128874569 gene encoding PCNA-associated factor-like, which translates to MVRTKGDRVPSKAVGAKAPRKIASTSQKKGGLGSKGGGNPYHPRETPEWQKPITWFLNQNSEKQDTGSSEAQESEDQNANEEAGNESD; encoded by the exons ATGGTGAGAACAAAGGGAGATCGTGTACCTTCAAAAG CCGTTGGCGCTAAGGCACCAAGAAAAATAGCAAGCACCTCTCAAAAAAAAGGAGGATTAGGAAGCAaag GAGGTGGTAATCCATATCATCCAAGGGAGACACCTGAATGGCAGAAACCTATCACATGGTTCCTTAATCAAAATTCTGAGAAACAAGATACAGGTAGCTCAGAAGCACAG GAAAGCGAGGATCAGAATGCCAACGAAGAAGCAGGAAATGAATCAGACTGA
- the LOC128874565 gene encoding uncharacterized protein LOC128874565 codes for MSEIDAKVNMSLDEIIKMEKKEKKKKAGTANGKAGAKRTRGSARGRSGLRGRGARVKRNVGTAKKEQTWPARQNNNNNNNVRGGFVRKRYKKNNGLARSRSNLALNQKSNTRGAFNTRRGRGNRFGLTRSRSRTNLTFTQGGFFTNNKSTLKRTNSLPNLRDPTSVHNRLGYQSPAQIAYRNRVKRAKQLLLQRQNQRLSLQNQFRVPPAGKSLLSLQQRSAMDRRQQILTSQRRFTTGGLRSDQIARAQRRVQYEQKLMRMNSPRINANSNVNFMCTLGNTPSTHQRSLALAPSRNGNAVNSLRQLPRGRSPFRQNIQSLNMVGRAPLFGRQRSRSRSRSRSRTRNTPSLDAGTDVDDRTFSEVMYSLSGNLGVTGRTLNDRFSF; via the exons ATGTCAGAGATCGACGCGAAAGTGAACATGTCGCTCG ATGAAATCATAAAGAtggagaaaaaggagaaaaagaaaaaggctGGGACTGCCAATGGAAAAGCTGGCGCTAAACGCACTCGAGGCAGTGCTCGAGGACGGAGCGGACTTAGGGGTAGAGGTGCAAGAGTTAAACGAAATGTTGGAACTGCTAAGAAAGAGCAAACATGGCCAGCtcgacaaaataataataataataataacgttcGTGGTGGTTTTGTAAGGAAACGATATAAGAAAAACAATGGTCTTGCTAGATCACGAAGCAATTTGGCATTGAACCAAAAATCGAACACGCGAGGAGCATTTAATACTCGTCGTGGTCGAGGCAATAGATTTGGTTTGACTCGCAGTAGAAGTCGCACAAATTTGACTTTTACTCAAGGAGGATTCTttacaaacaataaaagtacattGAAGAGAACGAATAGTCTACCAAATCTGCGTGACCCAACCTCGGTTCATAACCGACTAGGATATCAAAGTCCTGCTCAAATTGCTTATCGAAATCGCGTTAAAAGAGCAAAGCAATTGTTGCTGCAAAGACAGAATCAGAGATTATCTCTACAAAACCAATTCAGA GTACCACCAGCTGGAAAATCCTTGTTATCGCTTCAACAAAGAAGTGCAATGGATAGAagacaacaaattttaacgtCTCAACGTCGCTTCACTACCGGTGGATTGCGTTCCGATCAAATTGCCCGTGCACAAAGGCGTGTAcaatacgaacaaaaattaatgagaaTGAA TTCTCCACGAATAAATGCTAATTCAAATGTGAACTTCATGTGTACATTGGGCAATACTCCCAGCACGCATCAACGATCTCTTGCTCTTGCACCAAGTCGAAATGGAAATGCTGTGAACAGTTTGCGCCAGCTTCCGAGGGGACGTTCACCGTTTagacaaaatatacaaagtttGAATATG GTTGGTCGAGCTCCTCTATTTGGTCGACAACGTTCAAGGTCAAGATCACGCTCTCGTTCTCGCACACGTAACACCCCTTCGTTAGATGCAGGAACCGATGTCGACGATCGTACTTTCAGCGAAGTCATGTACAGCTTATCTGGAAACCTTGGCGTCACAGGAAGAACGCTGAACGATAGATTtagtttttga
- the LOC128874562 gene encoding succinate--CoA ligase [ADP-forming] subunit beta, mitochondrial-like: MKLFKLSIDMSKRMSSLILCCTQAIKGQLLFRTSLFTQQTRRMQVHEHVAYTLLKSAGIPTPPYGVAKTPDEAAKIAKDLDTKDIVLKAQVLTGGRGVGHFKGTNVRGVIMCETPEQAKTFANDMIGKLLITKQTGAAGLICNSVMVTTRMFPRKEYYLAVMLEISFNGPVIIVSKQGGVNIEDIAATNPEAITYIPIDIMKGLTTEQADLIADKLGVKGEDKDIVSTIACNLYELFIEKDALLLEINPFALDLCGEYHALDCKCSFDDSAEFRQKELFALQDWTQLDPKEVKAAKFQLNYVGLDGNIGCMVNGAGLAMATMDIIRYYDGMPANFLDVGGSATAETVKEAFQIIVSDPKVETIFVNIFGGIMRCDIIAQGIISATKDLKLEIPIVVRLQGTNMEEGKVLIRDAKLKVISVDDFTQAAEAAVKLVTVVNLANSLNLDISFTSKEKSDKKCNSSK, from the exons atgaaattgtttaaattaagtatCGACATGTCAAAGAGAATGTCATCACTGATATTATGTTGCACCCAGGCAATAAAAGGACAG TTATTATTTCGTACATCCCTTTTTACCCAACAAACTCGGCGCATGCAAGTTCACGAACATGTCGCATACACTTTATTAAAATCAGCTGGAATTCCAACTCCGCCTTATGGAGTAGCTAAAACACCAGACGAGGCTGCTAAAATAGCCAAGGATCTGGATACGAAAGATATCGTTTTAAAAGCGCAAGTTCTTACCGGAGGCCGTGGAGTAGGACACTTTAAAGGCACCAACGTCAGAGGTGTTATTATGTGCGAAAC CCCTGAACAAGCAAAGACTTTCGCCAATGATATGataggaaaattattaataacaaaacaaaCTGGAGCCGCTggattaatttgtaattcagTAATGGTAACGACGCGGATGTTCCCTCGCAAGGAATACTATCTTGCAGTCATGTTGGAGATCAGTTTTAAC ggTCCCGTGATAATTGTGTCAAAACAAGGCGGCGTAAATATTGAGGACATTGCCGCCACGAATCCTGAAGCTATAACGTATATACCAATTGATATCATGAAGGGTCTAACAACCGAACAGGCAGATCTCATTGCAGACAAGTTAGGTGTAAAAGGAGAGGACAAAGACATTGTTTCCACGATCGCTTGCAAtctttatgaattatttatcgaaaaagACGCCTTGTTGCTTGAGATAAATCCATTTGCATTAGACCTTTGCGGAGAAT ATCATGCCTTGGATTGTAAGTGTTCTTTCGACGACAGTGCAGAATTCAGACAGAAAGAATTATTTGCTCTTCAGGATTGGACGCAATTAGATCCAAAGGAAGTTAAAGCAGCTAAATTTCAGTTGAACTACGTAGGTCTAGATGGGAATATAGGCTGCATGGTGAATGGAGCAGGATTAGCAATGGCTACAATGGATATCATACGTTACTATGATGGTATGCCAGCCAACTTTTTAGATGTGGGTGGCAGTGCCACTGCAGAAACCGTCAAGGAGGCGTTCCAAATAATAGTCTCTGATCCAAAG GTCGAAACTatcttcgttaatatttttggtGGTATCATGAGATGCGACATAATTGCGCAAGGAATAATCTCTGCGACTAAGGATCTGAAATTGGAGATTCCGATAGTCGTAAGGCTGCAg GGAACTAACATGGAAGAAGGAAAAGTACTGATACGCGACGCGAAATTAAAAGTCATTTCCGTGGACGATTTTACCCAAGCGGCTGAAGCGGCTGTAAAGTTGGTGACAGTAGTGAACTTAGCAAATTCCTTGAATCTAGACATTTCTTTCACAAGCAAAGAGAAATctgataaaaaatgtaacagtTCGAAGTAG
- the LOC128875180 gene encoding wolframin, with protein MAGIVPLSGRSGRKQWTLHDGPGGSLRRLRSQLAEDGCPESQVVLAKQLLDERCDLDVDKEENAKLGVYWLTKASEQGNLEATDILKKCLATGRGITEHNYYDVKSCLDMSQDEKLARKAAREMFTSLSNGEDFITTEQLQRRMKNLTSHSSNNASCSHSNNVLRNNPHKNINDISTNNFPKNGLPEDSTSKKDEEKENNGHDWVQYQGEKISEAALVSAAASYARGMLPIVSHALCMVDSSQMALDTVPLLQRPLIHPFASLKRLYIWLIETLGQRGMSIKKVLFTSNIHILLLLLLYSLFGTENVILFVPMALYYLSFVMMVISTFQMLQRKREFNNFRVWSGLFLSYSGGNLNPEEAEYQYCCNNLKPYGHFFLALLLNLITYPIIAHQWTPQSEFTIIAVALMLVTLLNFMWKDSSRFPDLLALFSFGVHVLAKYPYETDIVVAQGWRFLDIRVPTFASYVVGNGIEFCLNFRAVFYLLIPAVFAKMAAQDNWRGTYQTLIPHCVTLSWWQIAIFSSQGATWYGLIRGALALVGMVLFLPLAGLASIILPIVAAAKYLSESDLAMRIVVTALLGGTPFLASWYLRRTRTPRFNWIITVIQLFMGVGAGMFLSWPMIMEYKQQSDSYEVISTLSWEQYQNHCHQPAWEELSSKAQVQVQCADLEGILVSWEGYVTNIKLRSIKNNVAAIFDKLPDSIRNIISCMYGEPYLNNCDGVDESRQKNCKHFANIQKRKNRCHFPAWNHYEFEISIKMKSGMWGNNAEVLLVTDHSFTNFSLNMYPGDKIWFTGTLLNNGLEEESLLGGSEPQIELEEIGCIACHSTQLKSFRRYKYHVSLSSILSDLCLGIKTVLNFLLNPIVMFK; from the exons atggcTGGCATTGTACCATTATCTGGCCGATCTGGTAGAAAACAATGGACACTACATG aTGGACCAGGAGGATCTCTCAGAAGATTACGATCTCAACTGGCCGAGGACGGTTGCCCAGAATCTCAAGTAGTGTTAGCTAAGCAACTTCTGGATGAAAGATGTg ATCTCGACGTGGATAaggaagaaaatgcaaaattagGTGTATATTGGCTTACAAAAGCTTCGGAGCAGGGTAACTTGGAAGCAACAGATATTCTTAAGAAATGCTTGGCAACTGGTCGTGGTATTACAGAACACAATTATTATGATGTAAAAAGTTGTCTGGACATGTCTCAAGATGAAAAGTTGGCCAGAAAAGCAGCAAGAGAAATGTTTACTAG TCTCTCTAATGgcgaagattttattacaACGGAGCAGCTACAAAGacgtatgaaaaatttaacatcACATTCGTCTAACAATGCGAGTTGTTCTCACTCGAATAACGTCTTGCGTAACAATCCACACAAAAACATAAACGATATTTCAACCAACAACTTTCCAAAAAACGGGCTTCCCGAAGACTCGACATCCAagaaagacgaagaaaaagaaaacaatggcCATG attGGGTGCAGTACCAGGGagaaaaaatttcagaagCAGCCTTGGTTTCTGCCGCTGCCAGTTACGCTCGCGGGATGCTTCCAATAGTTTCGCACGCTTTATGTATGGTAGATTCGTCTCAAATGGCATTGGACACTGTACCATTGTTGCAAAGGCCTCTCATTCACCCGTTCGCATCTTTGAAACGTCTTTACATTTGGTTGATAGAAACGTTAGGTCAGAGGGGAAtgtcaattaaaaaagttcttttcacatcgaatatacatatattattattacttctaCTGTATTCGTTATTCGGTACAGAAAACGTCATACTTTTCGTACCTATGGCTCTATACTATTTGTCTTTCGTCATGATGGTTATCTCTACTTTTCAAATGTTACAACGAAAGCGCGAGTTCAATAATTTCCGCGTCTGGTCGGGATTGTTTCTCAGTTATTCGGGTGGTAATTTAAATCCCGAAGAAGCAGAGTACCAATATTGTTGCAATAATCTTAAACCTTATGGTCACTTCTTTCTCGCCTTGCTTTTAAATCTAATAACCTATCCGATCATAGCTCATCAATGGACACCTCAATCAGAGTTTACCATTATAGCGGTCGCTTTAATGCTAGTGACACTCTTGAATTTTATGTGGAAAGATTCGTCCAGATTTCCAGACTTGTTAGCTCTCTTTAGTTTTGGCGTGCACGTCCTCGCCAAATACCCGTACGAAACGGATATCGTGGTCGCCCAAGGATGGAGATTTTTAGACATAAGAGTACCAACGTTTGCTTCGTACGTTGTTGGCAACGGGATTGAATTTTGCTTGAATTTTCGTGCggttttttatcttttaattccAGCTGTTTTCGCGAAAATGGCTGCTCAAGATAATTGGCGAGGAACTTACCAAACCCTAATACCTCATTGCGTTACTCTGAGTTGGTGGCAAATAGCGATCTTCAGTTCGCAAGGTGCTACTTGGTATGGTTTGATTAGGGGTGCTCTCGCGTTAGTTGGTATGGTTCTCTTTCTGCCACTCGCAGGATTGGCATCTATTATTTTGCCAATCGTGGCTGCTGCTAAATATTTATCGGAAAGCGATCTCGCAATGAGAATAGTTGTAACAGCTTTACTTGGAGGAACACCGTTTCTCGCCTCCTGGTATTTAAGAAGAACTAGAACTCCAAGATTCAATTGGATTATCACTGTTATCCAA cTGTTTATGGGTGTCGGTGCTGGTATGTTTTTGTCCTGGCCAATGATCATGGAATACAAACAACAATCCGACTCTTATGAAGTTATATCTACGCTCTCGTGGGAACAATATCAAAATCATTGCCACCAACCCGCGTGGGAAGAATTATCGTCCAAGGCGCAAGTTCAGGTTCAGTGCGCCGATTTGGAAGGAATATTGGTTTCATGGGAAGGTTACGTGACGAATATTAAACTAAGATCAATAAAGAACAACGTCGCGGCGATATTTGATAAACTACCCGACAGTATTAGAAATATCATTAGTTGTATGTACGGTGAACCgtatttgaataattgcgATGGAGTGGACGAATCGCGACAGAAGAATTGCAAGCATTTCGCGAATATTCAGAAACGGAAGAACAGATGCCATTTTCCCGCTTGGAACCActatgaatttgaaatttcaattaaaatgaaaagcgGCATGTGGGGAAATAACGCGGAAGTTTTGCTCGTAACGGATCACTCTTTCACTAATTTTAgtttgaacatgtatccaGGAGATAAAATTTGGTTTACAGGGACGCTTTTGAATAATGGTTTAGAGGAGGAGTCTTTACTCGGTGGTTCCGAACCACAGATTGAATTAGAAGAGATCGGATGTATCGCTTGTCATTCTACTCAATTAAAATCTTTCAGACGATATAAATATCACGTATCGTTAAGTTCGATTTTAAGCGATCTTTGTTTAGGTATAAAGACTGTTTTGAACTTTTTGTTGAATCCTATCGTGATGTTCAAGTAA